A stretch of Roseovarius sp. M141 DNA encodes these proteins:
- the tig gene encoding trigger factor, with translation MQVTETQNEGLKRAYKMLLTAQDLDAKVMDKLKEAQPEVEMKGFRKGKVPLALMKKNFGQRVLGEAMQEAVDGAMKAHFEEKGVRPAAEPAVKMTNEDWKEGDDVEVEMSYEALPEIPELDLSKVSLERLKVIPDDAAVDEALANLASNAQDFEDRKKGTKAKDGDQITMDFVGKVDGEAFEGGTAEDYPLVLGSGSFIPGFEEQLVGVKAEEEKDVTVNFPDDYQAEHLAGKEAVFSCTIKAVKAPKDAEIDDELAKKFGAEDLAGLKGQISERLEAEYAGAARAVMKRAMLDELDKMVSFELPPSMVEQEAKQIAHQLWHDENPDVQGHDHPEIETTDEHNTLAERRVRLGLLLAELGQRAEVQVTDQEMTQAIMEQARQYPGQERQFFEFIQQNQQMQQQMRAPIFEDKVIDYVAEQANVTEKEVSKADLEKAIEKLDEEA, from the coding sequence ATGCAGGTCACCGAGACCCAGAACGAAGGCCTCAAGCGCGCCTATAAGATGCTCCTGACTGCTCAGGATCTGGACGCCAAGGTCATGGACAAGCTGAAAGAAGCGCAGCCCGAAGTGGAAATGAAGGGCTTTCGCAAGGGCAAGGTGCCCCTCGCGCTGATGAAAAAGAACTTTGGCCAGCGCGTCCTGGGCGAAGCCATGCAAGAGGCCGTCGACGGCGCCATGAAGGCGCATTTCGAGGAAAAGGGCGTGCGCCCCGCCGCCGAGCCGGCCGTGAAGATGACCAACGAGGATTGGAAAGAGGGCGACGACGTCGAAGTCGAAATGTCCTACGAGGCGCTGCCCGAGATCCCCGAACTGGACCTCAGCAAGGTGTCGCTGGAGCGTCTGAAAGTCATCCCCGATGATGCTGCCGTCGACGAGGCGCTGGCGAATCTTGCCTCGAATGCGCAGGATTTCGAGGACCGCAAGAAGGGCACCAAGGCCAAGGATGGCGACCAGATCACGATGGATTTCGTCGGCAAGGTTGACGGCGAGGCGTTCGAGGGCGGCACAGCCGAGGACTATCCGCTGGTTCTGGGCTCCGGCAGCTTCATCCCCGGTTTCGAAGAGCAGCTGGTCGGCGTGAAAGCCGAGGAGGAAAAGGACGTCACCGTCAACTTCCCCGACGATTATCAGGCCGAGCATCTGGCCGGCAAAGAGGCCGTCTTCTCCTGCACCATCAAGGCCGTCAAAGCCCCCAAGGATGCCGAGATCGACGACGAACTGGCCAAGAAGTTCGGCGCCGAGGATCTGGCCGGTCTGAAAGGGCAGATCAGCGAGCGGCTGGAGGCCGAGTATGCCGGCGCTGCCCGCGCGGTGATGAAGCGCGCGATGCTGGATGAGCTGGACAAGATGGTCAGCTTTGAGCTGCCCCCCTCGATGGTCGAGCAGGAAGCCAAGCAGATCGCGCATCAGCTGTGGCATGACGAAAACCCCGATGTTCAGGGCCACGACCATCCCGAGATCGAGACGACGGATGAGCATAACACGCTGGCCGAGCGCCGCGTGCGTCTGGGCCTGCTGCTGGCCGAGCTGGGCCAGCGCGCCGAGGTTCAGGTGACCGATCAGGAAATGACGCAGGCCATCATGGAACAGGCCCGCCAGTATCCGGGTCAGGAGCGCCAGTTCTTTGAGTTCATCCAGCAGAACCAGCAGATGCAGCAGCAGATGCGCGCCCCGATCTTCGAGGACAAGGTCATCGATTACGTCGCCGAGCAGGCGAATGTGACCGAGAAGGAAGTGTCCAAGGCGGATCTGGAAAAGGCCATCGAAAAGCTGGACGAAGAGGCCTGA
- a CDS encoding GFA family protein codes for MKATCHCGAVELRVTLTDGLKTASRCDCSFCARRGAAAVTAPLDGLEVVRGADTLTLYTWGTGKAQHWFCSICGIYTHHRRRSNPNEYGVNLGTLEGVNPRDLGDIGWVDGINHPSDE; via the coding sequence ATGAAAGCGACATGCCATTGCGGCGCGGTGGAACTGCGCGTGACATTGACGGACGGGCTGAAAACAGCCAGCCGCTGCGATTGCAGCTTTTGCGCGCGGCGCGGGGCGGCGGCGGTGACGGCGCCGCTGGACGGGCTGGAGGTTGTGAGGGGCGCGGACACGCTGACGCTCTATACGTGGGGGACGGGCAAGGCGCAGCATTGGTTCTGTTCGATCTGCGGCATCTACACGCATCACCGGCGCCGGTCGAACCCCAATGAATACGGCGTGAATCTGGGCACGCTGGAGGGGGTGAACCCACGCGATCTGGGAGATATCGGCTGGGTCGACGGGATCAATCACCCGTCCGACGAATAG
- a CDS encoding Lrp/AsnC family transcriptional regulator, producing the protein MSSNELDKFDKAILHVLATDGRISVTDLARRIGLSKSPTQARLRRLEATRVISGYRAMIDPIRLGLDHVSFVEVRLTDTREAALAEFNAAVCKIPEIEQVHLIAGNFDYLMKIRTRSMNDYRQMLADRISTLPHVAGTSTYVAMQAVKENAPEDAI; encoded by the coding sequence ATGAGTTCAAATGAGCTGGATAAGTTCGACAAGGCGATTCTCCATGTTTTGGCAACGGATGGGCGCATCAGCGTCACTGATCTGGCGCGCCGCATCGGCCTCTCCAAGTCGCCCACGCAGGCGCGGCTGCGGCGGCTGGAGGCGACGCGCGTGATTTCGGGCTACCGCGCGATGATCGACCCGATCCGGCTGGGGCTGGACCACGTCAGTTTCGTCGAGGTGCGCCTGACAGACACGCGCGAGGCCGCGCTGGCCGAATTCAACGCCGCCGTCTGCAAGATCCCCGAGATCGAGCAGGTGCATCTGATTGCCGGTAATTTTGACTACCTGATGAAGATCCGCACCCGCAGCATGAACGACTACCGCCAGATGCTGGCCGACCGCATCAGCACCCTGCCGCATGTGGCCGGCACCAGCACCTATGTCGCCATGCAGGCGGTCAAGGAAAACGCGCCAGAAGATGCGATCTGA
- the putA gene encoding bifunctional proline dehydrogenase/L-glutamate gamma-semialdehyde dehydrogenase PutA produces MPYDTQSRRAVDLDTYADEATTIARLKTEANLSPEDRQRICARGADLVRDIRGQSDPGLMEVFLAEYGLSTDEGIALMCLAEALLRVPDAETIDALIEDKIAPSDWGKHMGHSTSPLVNASTWALMLTGKVLKEDRKGPVGHMRAAMKRLGEPVIRTAVARAMKEMGRNFVLGENIQSAMDRAAKMEKKGYTYSYDMLGEAARTDKDATRYHLSYSRAISAIAQACTHDEIARNPGISVKLSALHARYEVAQREQVMEILVPRLRSLALLAKSAGMGLNIDAEEADRLALSLDVIETVLSEPALAGWDGFGVVVQAYGQRAGHVIDFLYDLAQRHDRRIMVRLVKGAYWDTEIKQAQVEGIDGFPVFTSKPATDVSYIANARKLLSMTDRIYPQFATHNAHTVAAVLDMATDKEAFEFQRLHGMGEALHNIVMKNEGTRCRIYAPVGAHRDLLAYLVRRLLENGANSSFVNQIVDEEVAPEIVAADPFHLVDLDGPTLPTGPELFLPERVNSKGFDLKHQPTLDAVEVARAPFATHKWAAAPILAARAQPEEAVDVANPADPAGSPGTVAQASRVDIETALSNAAPWDAPATERGAVLAKIADLYEQNYGEIFAILAREAGKSQMDAVAELREAVDFLRYYGANAPDTGAVGTFTCISPWNFPLAIFTGQIAAALAAGNAVLSKPAEQTPLTAHFAVRLMHEAGVPKTALQLLPGGGDIGAALTSDPRVGGVAFTGSTATAMKIRSAMAENLAPGAPLIAETGGLNAMIVDSTALPEQAVQAIVESAFQSAGQRCSALRCLYVQEDIVEDFTKMLTGAMDAVVIGMPWDLSTDCGPVIDETARAGIAEHIQTARAEGRLLHELKTPNSGTYIAPTLIRVDGIGDMQREIFGPVLHMATFGATELDKVIDAINATGYGLTFGLMTRIDDRVQYVTERVQAGNIYVNRNQIGAIVGSQPFGGEGLSGTGPKAGGPHYLARYTAHPAPLAGHDWEGIMAAKDIQAALNKAHKVEMQPREDQVMPGPTGESNRLTSHARAPLLCMGPGREAAQAQARAVTGLGGLAVEATGTVPPEALTSLTGIAGALYWGDATMARPYAQALAARSGPILPLITGLPDSGHVLNERHVCVDTTAAGGNAALLGGMS; encoded by the coding sequence ATGCCATACGACACCCAATCGCGCCGTGCAGTCGACCTGGACACCTATGCCGATGAGGCGACGACCATCGCCCGCCTCAAGACCGAGGCGAACCTTTCGCCCGAGGATCGCCAGCGCATCTGCGCCCGAGGCGCCGATCTGGTGCGCGACATTCGCGGTCAGTCCGATCCGGGCCTGATGGAGGTGTTTCTGGCTGAATATGGCCTGTCCACGGATGAGGGTATCGCGCTGATGTGTCTGGCCGAGGCACTGCTGCGCGTGCCCGACGCCGAAACCATCGACGCGCTGATCGAGGACAAGATCGCGCCCTCCGACTGGGGCAAGCATATGGGCCATTCGACCTCGCCGCTGGTGAACGCCTCGACATGGGCGCTGATGCTGACCGGCAAGGTGCTGAAAGAGGACCGCAAGGGCCCCGTCGGCCATATGCGCGCCGCCATGAAACGTCTGGGCGAACCTGTGATCCGCACCGCCGTCGCGCGCGCGATGAAGGAGATGGGCCGCAACTTCGTGCTGGGCGAAAACATCCAGTCCGCGATGGACCGCGCCGCCAAGATGGAGAAGAAGGGCTACACCTATTCCTACGACATGCTGGGCGAGGCCGCGCGCACCGACAAGGACGCGACGCGCTATCACCTCAGCTACAGTCGCGCCATCAGTGCCATCGCGCAGGCCTGCACCCATGACGAGATCGCCAGGAACCCCGGCATTTCGGTCAAGCTGTCGGCGCTGCATGCGCGCTATGAGGTCGCCCAGCGCGAGCAGGTCATGGAAATTCTGGTGCCGCGCCTGCGCAGCCTTGCGCTGTTGGCGAAATCGGCTGGCATGGGCCTGAATATCGACGCAGAAGAGGCCGACCGCCTGGCACTGTCGCTGGACGTGATCGAAACGGTGCTGAGCGAACCCGCACTGGCGGGCTGGGACGGCTTTGGCGTGGTTGTGCAGGCCTATGGCCAGCGCGCCGGGCATGTGATCGATTTCCTCTATGATCTGGCCCAGCGGCACGACCGGCGCATCATGGTGCGTCTGGTCAAGGGCGCCTATTGGGACACCGAAATCAAGCAGGCACAGGTCGAAGGTATCGACGGCTTCCCCGTTTTCACGTCCAAACCCGCCACCGATGTCAGCTATATCGCCAACGCGCGCAAGCTGCTGTCGATGACCGACCGCATCTACCCCCAGTTCGCCACGCATAACGCGCACACCGTCGCCGCCGTGCTGGACATGGCCACCGACAAGGAGGCGTTCGAATTCCAGCGCCTGCACGGCATGGGCGAGGCGCTGCATAACATCGTGATGAAGAACGAGGGCACGCGCTGCCGCATCTACGCCCCCGTCGGCGCGCATCGCGATCTGCTGGCGTACCTCGTGCGGCGCCTGCTGGAAAACGGCGCCAACTCCAGCTTTGTCAACCAGATCGTGGATGAGGAGGTCGCGCCCGAAATCGTCGCCGCCGATCCGTTCCATCTGGTCGATCTCGATGGCCCGACCCTGCCCACCGGCCCGGAACTGTTCCTGCCCGAGCGCGTGAACTCCAAGGGGTTCGACCTGAAACACCAGCCGACGCTGGACGCTGTTGAGGTTGCCCGCGCGCCCTTTGCCACCCATAAATGGGCGGCAGCCCCCATTCTGGCGGCCAGGGCCCAGCCCGAGGAAGCGGTCGATGTAGCCAACCCCGCCGACCCGGCAGGCAGCCCCGGCACCGTCGCCCAAGCCAGCCGCGTCGACATCGAAACGGCCCTGAGCAATGCCGCGCCCTGGGACGCCCCCGCCACCGAACGCGGTGCGGTACTGGCCAAGATCGCGGACCTTTACGAGCAAAACTATGGCGAGATTTTCGCCATCCTCGCCCGCGAGGCCGGCAAAAGCCAGATGGACGCGGTCGCCGAACTGCGCGAGGCCGTTGATTTCCTGCGCTACTACGGCGCCAATGCGCCCGATACCGGCGCCGTCGGCACCTTCACCTGCATCAGCCCGTGGAACTTTCCGCTGGCCATTTTCACCGGCCAGATCGCCGCCGCGCTGGCAGCCGGCAACGCCGTGCTGTCCAAACCGGCCGAACAGACGCCGCTGACCGCACATTTCGCCGTGCGCCTCATGCATGAGGCCGGCGTGCCGAAGACGGCGCTGCAACTCCTGCCCGGCGGCGGCGATATCGGCGCGGCGCTGACATCGGATCCGCGCGTCGGCGGGGTGGCCTTCACCGGGTCCACCGCGACGGCAATGAAGATCCGCAGCGCCATGGCCGAAAACCTCGCCCCCGGCGCGCCGCTGATCGCGGAAACCGGCGGGTTGAACGCGATGATCGTGGACAGCACCGCCCTGCCCGAACAGGCTGTGCAGGCCATCGTCGAATCGGCGTTCCAGTCCGCCGGGCAGCGCTGCTCGGCCCTGCGCTGCCTTTATGTGCAGGAGGATATCGTCGAGGATTTCACCAAGATGCTGACCGGCGCGATGGATGCGGTGGTGATCGGCATGCCTTGGGATCTTAGCACCGATTGCGGCCCCGTCATCGACGAAACCGCCCGCGCAGGCATTGCCGAGCATATCCAGACCGCCCGCGCCGAAGGTCGGCTGCTGCACGAGTTGAAGACACCCAATTCCGGCACCTACATCGCCCCCACGCTGATCCGCGTGGACGGCATCGGCGACATGCAGCGCGAGATTTTCGGCCCCGTGCTGCACATGGCAACCTTCGGCGCAACCGAACTGGACAAGGTGATCGACGCGATCAACGCCACCGGATATGGCCTGACCTTTGGCCTGATGACGCGCATCGACGACCGCGTGCAATACGTGACCGAACGGGTGCAGGCCGGCAACATCTACGTCAACCGCAACCAGATCGGCGCGATCGTCGGCTCCCAGCCCTTCGGCGGCGAGGGGCTTTCGGGCACCGGGCCCAAGGCCGGCGGCCCGCACTATCTGGCCCGGTATACAGCGCATCCCGCACCACTGGCCGGGCATGACTGGGAAGGCATCATGGCGGCCAAGGACATTCAGGCCGCGCTGAACAAGGCGCATAAGGTCGAAATGCAGCCGCGCGAGGATCAGGTGATGCCTGGGCCAACGGGCGAATCCAACCGCCTGACCAGCCACGCACGCGCGCCCCTGCTGTGCATGGGGCCGGGCCGCGAGGCGGCGCAGGCGCAGGCGCGCGCCGTCACCGGCCTTGGCGGTCTGGCGGTCGAGGCGACGGGCACCGTCCCGCCCGAGGCGCTGACATCGCTGACCGGCATCGCGGGCGCGCTGTATTGGGGCGATGCGACGATGGCGCGCCCCTATGCGCAGGCACTGGCGGCGCGCAGCGGGCCGATCCTGCCGCTGATCACCGGGCTGCCGGATTCGGGCCATGTGCTGAACGAGCGGCATGTCTGCGTCGATACCACCGCGGCCGGCGGTAACGCCGCGTTGCTGGGCGGCATGTCCTAA
- a CDS encoding rhomboid family intramembrane serine protease, whose protein sequence is MFPIRDHNPSGRTPYVTYALIAANVIIFISYWPLMSDPRALNAFYVDWAMIPAKVTYAGAYPSLITSTFLHGGVMHLAGNMLFLWVFGDNLEDEMGHLPYLAFYLACGVGSGLAQLMSEPYSLVPTVGASGAIAGVMGGYLLLFPKAKVDVLIIFVIFFRILPIPAWIMLGLWFGFQIFGGLSMPATGGGVAYWAHAGGFVIGVLLTVPLLLRRGGPQFWARNEGRPPHPQAKYEYARTRIPKVRRK, encoded by the coding sequence ATGTTCCCCATTCGCGATCATAACCCCTCGGGGCGCACGCCCTATGTGACCTACGCGCTGATCGCCGCGAATGTCATCATTTTCATCAGCTATTGGCCACTGATGAGCGATCCGCGCGCGCTGAACGCGTTTTACGTCGACTGGGCGATGATCCCGGCAAAGGTCACCTATGCGGGGGCTTACCCGTCGCTGATCACCTCTACCTTCCTGCATGGCGGCGTGATGCATCTGGCCGGTAACATGCTGTTTCTGTGGGTGTTTGGCGACAATCTAGAGGATGAGATGGGCCATCTGCCCTATCTTGCCTTCTACCTTGCCTGCGGCGTCGGATCCGGGCTGGCGCAACTCATGTCCGAACCTTATTCGCTGGTGCCGACGGTTGGCGCCTCGGGGGCGATCGCGGGGGTGATGGGCGGCTATCTGCTGCTGTTTCCCAAGGCCAAGGTGGATGTCCTCATCATCTTCGTCATCTTCTTTCGCATCCTGCCGATCCCAGCCTGGATCATGCTGGGGCTATGGTTCGGATTCCAGATCTTTGGCGGGCTGTCGATGCCCGCCACAGGCGGAGGCGTTGCCTATTGGGCGCATGCGGGGGGCTTTGTCATCGGGGTCTTGCTGACCGTGCCGCTGCTGCTGCGCCGGGGCGGCCCGCAGTTCTGGGCGCGCAATGAGGGGCGCCCACCCCATCCGCAGGCAAAGTATGAATATGCGCGCACCCGTATCCCGAAAGTGAGGCGAAAATGA
- a CDS encoding benzoate/H(+) symporter BenE family transporter: MRVSVIISALVAVLVGFGGSVAIILSAADALGASEGQKATWITVLCLSMLATTAILSIRHRLPIVTAWSTPGAAVLAGVTATSMEVAAGAFILAALMLIATGLIPALERAVARIPGEVASAMLAGVLFSFVAQAALVIPGAEALVLPLLALFFVVRAFSPIWAVLAVLAAGVPLAIALGMAHPVWHGGLPPMALIRPEFTAGALLGVALPLYLVTMASQNLPGFAVLRAAGYPVPGRSILTVTGIASLLSAPWGAHSTNLAAITASICTGPDAHPDPGKRWLCGPVYALGYGAIALVAMPLVLLFANFPPALIAVVAGVALLGPFIGSLSGALASGAHAAPAAVTFVVTASNLSLLGIGAAFWGLVAGLALVGIEDARARLRRG; the protein is encoded by the coding sequence ATGCGTGTTTCCGTTATCATTTCGGCCCTTGTGGCGGTCCTTGTCGGGTTTGGCGGGTCGGTTGCGATCATCCTGTCGGCGGCGGATGCGCTGGGCGCCAGCGAGGGGCAAAAGGCGACGTGGATCACCGTTCTGTGCCTGTCGATGCTGGCGACCACTGCGATTCTCAGCATTCGCCACCGCCTGCCCATCGTTACCGCATGGTCAACGCCGGGCGCGGCTGTGCTTGCCGGCGTAACCGCCACGTCGATGGAGGTGGCGGCGGGCGCGTTCATCCTTGCCGCGTTGATGCTGATCGCGACCGGTCTGATCCCCGCGCTGGAGCGGGCGGTGGCGCGCATACCCGGCGAAGTGGCGTCTGCCATGCTGGCCGGGGTTCTGTTCAGTTTTGTCGCGCAGGCGGCGTTGGTGATACCGGGCGCCGAAGCGCTGGTTCTGCCGCTGCTGGCGCTGTTTTTCGTGGTCAGGGCGTTCTCGCCGATCTGGGCTGTGCTGGCCGTGCTGGCGGCTGGCGTGCCGCTGGCCATTGCGCTGGGCATGGCGCATCCCGTCTGGCATGGCGGGCTACCGCCGATGGCGCTGATCCGGCCTGAATTCACCGCAGGCGCGCTGCTGGGTGTGGCGCTGCCGCTTTATCTGGTGACGATGGCCTCGCAGAATCTGCCGGGTTTTGCCGTCTTGCGCGCGGCGGGCTATCCGGTGCCGGGGCGCTCGATCCTGACCGTGACGGGCATCGCATCGCTGCTCAGCGCACCATGGGGCGCGCACAGCACCAATCTGGCGGCAATCACCGCCTCGATCTGCACCGGCCCCGATGCGCACCCGGACCCTGGCAAACGCTGGCTGTGCGGGCCGGTCTATGCGTTGGGTTATGGTGCGATCGCGCTGGTGGCGATGCCGCTGGTGCTGCTGTTCGCCAACTTTCCGCCTGCGCTGATCGCCGTTGTCGCAGGTGTCGCGCTGCTGGGGCCGTTCATCGGATCGCTCAGCGGGGCGCTGGCCAGCGGCGCCCATGCGGCGCCCGCCGCCGTCACGTTTGTCGTCACGGCGTCGAACCTCAGCCTGTTGGGCATCGGCGCCGCGTTCTGGGGGCTGGTGGCCGGTCTGGCGCTGGTCGGGATCGAAGATGCGCGCGCGCGACTGCGGCGTGGCTAG
- a CDS encoding MFS transporter, whose product MRMMISFAALFLSVILMQLASGGLGPLDALSGLALDFTTAQIGLLGSAHFFGFFIGCWWAPRLMGGVGHSRAFAAFTAAGTLSLIAHMLVIDPWAWSAMRVAMGLCIAGCYTVLEAWLQAKVTNATRGRAMGVYRLADMGASLVAQMLISVLEPASYVSYNLLAMLCCAALLPITLTRAEQPETPSAPRLRPGLAVACSPLAAAAVVVAAMSSATFRMVGPLYGQQVGLATTQIAWFLAAFVLGGALAQFPVGWLADKYDRRHVLVGLSIAAIVCCAVTAWLGALSAEGVMLTAFFFGLTSFPIYSVAVAHANDFATSDQRVELSAALMFFYALGAIAAPLVASTLIEAFGPSAMFVMIAAGHVALVIYSIARMRVRPIKATRTRYVWSPRTSFLIGRLTKGSRDPE is encoded by the coding sequence ATGCGTATGATGATCTCCTTCGCCGCGCTCTTCTTGTCGGTGATCCTGATGCAGCTGGCATCGGGCGGGCTTGGCCCGCTGGACGCGCTGAGCGGTCTGGCGCTGGACTTTACGACGGCACAGATCGGGCTTTTGGGATCGGCGCATTTCTTTGGCTTTTTCATCGGCTGCTGGTGGGCGCCGCGCCTGATGGGCGGTGTCGGGCACAGCCGCGCCTTTGCGGCATTCACGGCGGCGGGAACGCTTTCGCTGATCGCGCATATGCTGGTGATCGATCCGTGGGCATGGTCGGCCATGCGCGTGGCGATGGGTCTGTGCATCGCAGGATGTTATACCGTGCTGGAGGCGTGGCTTCAGGCCAAGGTCACGAACGCCACGCGGGGGCGTGCGATGGGGGTGTACCGGCTGGCCGACATGGGGGCGTCGTTGGTGGCGCAGATGCTGATCTCGGTTCTGGAGCCGGCGTCGTATGTATCCTACAACCTGCTGGCGATGCTGTGCTGCGCCGCGCTGCTGCCGATCACCCTGACGCGCGCCGAGCAGCCCGAGACGCCGAGCGCGCCGCGCCTGCGCCCCGGTCTTGCCGTCGCCTGCTCGCCTCTGGCGGCAGCCGCCGTCGTCGTGGCGGCGATGAGCAGCGCGACCTTTCGCATGGTCGGGCCGCTCTATGGTCAGCAGGTGGGGTTGGCGACAACGCAGATCGCCTGGTTCCTCGCCGCCTTCGTGCTGGGCGGCGCCCTCGCGCAGTTTCCGGTGGGGTGGCTGGCGGACAAGTATGACCGGCGGCATGTTCTGGTGGGGCTGTCGATCGCGGCCATCGTCTGCTGCGCCGTGACCGCGTGGCTGGGCGCATTGTCGGCCGAGGGAGTTATGCTGACCGCGTTCTTCTTTGGCCTCACGTCCTTTCCTATTTATTCGGTCGCCGTCGCGCATGCCAATGATTTCGCCACGTCCGACCAGCGGGTCGAGCTGTCGGCGGCGCTGATGTTCTTTTACGCCCTGGGGGCTATCGCCGCACCGCTGGTCGCCTCGACCCTGATCGAAGCATTCGGACCGTCGGCCATGTTCGTGATGATCGCGGCGGGACATGTCGCGCTGGTGATTTACAGCATAGCGCGGATGCGCGTGCGCCCGATCAAGGCCACGCGCACGCGCTATGTCTGGAGCCCGAGGACCAGCTTTCTCATCGGGCGGCTGACCAAGGGCAGCCGCGACCCGGAGTGA
- the metG gene encoding methionine--tRNA ligase produces the protein MARHLITSAIPYINGIKHLGNLVGSQLPADLYARYQRGRGHEVLFLCATDEHGTPAELAAKKAGKPVAEYCAEMHQVQAAIARGFRLSFDHFGRSSSPQNHTLTQHFAGKLADNDLIREVSESQVYSNTDGRFLPDRYIEGTCPNCGYDKARGDQCENCTKQLDPTDLIEPRSAISGSTDLEVRETKHLYLMQAGMRGQLNDWIDSKQDWPLLTTSIARKWLNDGDGLQDRGITRDLDWGIPVKRGDADWPGMEGKVFYVWFDAPIEYIACAGEWAEAHGLDDAAWQRWWRTDKGADDVRYTQFMGKDNVPFHTLSFPATILGSGEPWKLVDYIKSFNYLNYDGGQFSTSQGRGVFMDQALDILPPDYWRWWLLSHAPESSDSEFTWENFQVSVNKDLADVLGNFVSRVTKFCRSKFGESVPEAGEFGPDEHALIDSITARVRTYEQHMEAMDVRKSAAELRGIWVAGNEYLQSVAPWTTFKTDPDRAAAQIRLALNLVRLYAVLSAPFVPDAAADMLAAMQTDDDSWPDDVPAALGMLTPGHAFTVPEVAFAKITDEQREEWQARFSGVRA, from the coding sequence ATGGCACGGCATCTGATCACATCGGCGATACCTTATATCAACGGGATCAAGCATCTGGGAAATCTGGTGGGCAGCCAGCTGCCGGCCGATCTGTATGCGCGCTATCAGCGCGGGCGCGGCCACGAGGTGCTGTTCCTGTGCGCCACGGACGAACATGGCACCCCCGCCGAACTGGCCGCCAAGAAGGCGGGCAAGCCCGTCGCGGAATACTGCGCCGAAATGCATCAGGTCCAGGCCGCGATCGCGCGTGGATTTCGCCTGAGTTTCGATCATTTCGGGCGTTCCTCCAGCCCGCAGAACCATACGCTGACGCAGCATTTCGCAGGCAAGCTGGCCGATAACGACCTGATCCGCGAAGTCAGCGAAAGCCAAGTGTATTCAAACACCGATGGCCGGTTTCTGCCCGACCGCTATATCGAGGGCACCTGCCCCAACTGTGGCTACGACAAGGCGCGCGGCGATCAGTGTGAGAACTGCACGAAACAGCTGGACCCGACCGATCTGATCGAACCGCGCAGCGCCATTTCAGGCTCGACCGATCTGGAGGTGCGCGAGACCAAGCATCTGTATTTAATGCAGGCCGGGATGCGCGGGCAATTGAACGACTGGATCGACAGCAAGCAGGACTGGCCGCTGCTGACCACATCGATCGCGCGCAAATGGCTGAACGATGGCGACGGGCTTCAGGATCGCGGCATCACCCGCGATCTGGACTGGGGCATCCCGGTCAAGCGCGGCGATGCCGACTGGCCCGGCATGGAGGGCAAGGTGTTCTACGTCTGGTTCGACGCGCCCATCGAATACATCGCTTGCGCCGGTGAATGGGCCGAGGCGCACGGGCTGGATGATGCCGCGTGGCAGCGCTGGTGGCGCACCGACAAGGGCGCCGATGACGTGCGTTATACGCAGTTCATGGGCAAGGATAACGTGCCGTTTCATACACTTAGCTTTCCGGCGACGATCCTTGGGTCGGGCGAGCCGTGGAAGCTGGTCGATTACATCAAGTCGTTCAACTACCTCAATTATGACGGTGGCCAGTTCAGCACCAGCCAAGGGCGCGGCGTGTTCATGGATCAGGCGCTGGATATCCTGCCGCCCGACTACTGGCGCTGGTGGCTATTGAGCCATGCGCCGGAATCCAGCGATTCCGAATTCACCTGGGAGAACTTTCAGGTCTCGGTGAACAAGGATCTGGCCGACGTGCTGGGCAATTTCGTCAGCCGCGTGACCAAGTTCTGCCGCTCGAAATTCGGCGAATCCGTGCCCGAAGCAGGTGAATTCGGCCCCGACGAGCACGCCCTGATCGACAGCATCACCGCCCGCGTGCGCACTTATGAGCAGCACATGGAGGCGATGGACGTGCGCAAATCCGCCGCTGAATTGCGCGGGATCTGGGTCGCGGGCAATGAGTATCTGCAAAGCGTCGCGCCGTGGACGACGTTCAAAACCGACCCCGACAGGGCCGCCGCGCAGATCCGACTGGCGCTGAACCTCGTGCGGCTTTACGCGGTGCTGAGCGCGCCGTTTGTGCCGGATGCGGCGGCGGACATGCTGGCAGCGATGCAGACCGACGACGACAGCTGGCCCGATGACGTGCCCGCCGCGCTGGGAATGCTCACGCCCGGCCATGCGTTCACCGTGCCAGAGGTGGCATTTGCCAAGATCACCGATGAGCAGCGCGAGGAGTGGCAGGCGCGGTTTTCGGGTGTGCGCGCCTAA